In Candidatus Binatia bacterium, the genomic stretch TATGACGGTCATGGATTACCCCGTGGACTTCTCCTACTCGACTCCCAAGGACGGGATGATCGCGATCAATAGCAGCACTGCCGAGGCGCTGATTCCTCGGGTGGGAGCGGGAAACGCAGGACTGCCTCCTTGCACGTCGATGGAAGTGGTTGGCATTTCGATCAGGGCTCCTAGCGGAATATACGGGAAGCCGTTCGCCAGGCTGGGCGGCGCGACGCGGCCGTAGTGCCGGGGTGCACGTTCGGGCTATGCCAGCCCTATCCGCGTGCTACTTGACCTGCCATTGCCTCCCCAGAACGCATTGGCTGGTACACCGCGCATTGACCGCAGCCGGAGTCGGACGCCGCTAGCGACCGCGCGAGCCGGGGGGCCGAGCGGCCCCTCCCCCGGCCTTGCGCGGTGCAGCGTTGGCGCGTTCGAATCGTGCTGGCTCCAGGCTTCGACGCGGTTCGCTCGGCATCACGCCTTGCGTCGTGGATCGGCGCGCACATGCGATGCTGCCCCGCAGCGAAATCGCAGAACGCGTGGCGGCATGCTTTGATATCGGTACTTCGAGCGATGCGCGTTCGCGCGGCAAGGTCGCGGGCAGGGCAGGGGCACTGAAATATTTGGGGGCATATCTGGGGGCATCGACACGCGTTCGATGCACGTAATCCTATACGGCGAGCCTACTTAGCGCGCTATGTCGGTGGCACCCATCGCCACCACCATCACACGGTCTATCCCGGTCACATAGGTCAATACGAAGCCGACGAACTCCGCACCCGGCATCAGCCCTTCCAGCGCCCGACGAACTCCTCCTTCGTGTTGACGCGGGGAAATGGGTCCTTCGGCACCGCCACTCCGAGTGCACGGCACAGCGGCTCCCAGCCGTCCTTGGTCGTCCACTCCAGGAGCCGCGACGGGTCGGCCGTCGCGCGCACCTCGGCGTTGTGGCGCTCGTACGCGGCGATGCAGGCATCGCGATCGTCGAGCTTCGTTGTGAAGGTGTGCGCAAACATCGCGTCGATCATCTCCCGCCACGGGCCCTCGGCCTCGCGGCTTCGCGGAAAAATCGTCGTGCTCGCGCTTTCCCACCATGACTGCGGATCGCGAACCGACAGCAGGATGATCGAGCTCGGAAAAGCATCCGATATCGGCTTCCACAGCGCCGCCGCCGGCCAGTCGACTGCCGCGTCATAGCCGGCGAGGAATTTCGTCCAGTCCGGTGTGCGTCCGGAAAAGGCTTCCTTCCAGACAGGCGCGTGCTCGGGATGCGCCATGACTTCGGCCATGTGGTAGCACGGCGCGCCGAGAAGCTGCTCGAGCGCGAGCTTGAGCGACAGCGTTCCAGTGCGGCCGAGTCCTGCTCCGACGATTCGTAGTGACATGTTTCCGTCCTCCGGGACGCGGCACCGGAAGCTGCGTCAGAGTTCCATCACGGTCCGGGCCTGGAGGCTGCGCCCTCGCGGTGCCGGAGGCATCCTTGCACTGCCCGTTCCCGGTCGCCGCTTCGTCGCGGCAGCTTGGGTAAGTTTCCCTCCATTGGAGAGGATTGCAATTGAAATTCCCGGTCGGCCGGACAAGAAATTCAATGTGCCCGCTGAGGAGCTGCCCGCAGACGTCAGACTTCTGATCGCCGAATCCATTGATTCGGTCCCAGAGCTCGAAGCGATACTCCTCCTTCGCAAGGACGCTCACCGGCAGTGGACCGCAACCGAGGCGGGTCAGAGACTATACGTCAGCGAGACGGTGGCCGAGTATCTCCTCGGCATCCTGGCCGATCGTGGGTTCTTTGCCCGTGAAGGCCAGGCGTACCGATATGCGCCGAAGACGTCCGAGCTGGATTCGGTCGTAGGTAAACTGGCGGATAGCTATTCGCGCGCGCTGATCGCAGTTACCACGGCGATTCACTCCAAGCCCAGCCGAAGCGTCCGTCAGTTCGCGGATGCGTTCCGGCTGCGAAAGGAGAATTGAGATGGCCACACTGGCCTATACCGCGTGCGCCGCAACGGCGCTGGCCTGCGCCGGTCTTCTGCTTCGCGCCTACGCCCGTACCGGAACTCGCCTTCTGCTGTGGAGTGGTTTGTGCTTCGTGGTCTTGACCGTCAACAATATACTGCTGACGGTCGATCTCCTGGTTTTCCCGTCAGTCGACCTCTTCCTCCTTCGCAACCTGACCGCGCTCGCCGGGCTGTCCCTGCTGCTATACGGCCTGATCTGGGAGTCGAGGTGACATGACGAGTGCGCTTAACGAAACGCTGATCGGCGCCATCGCGATGGCATCGCTCGTCATCGGCGTGTTCTTTCTGCGTTTCTGGCGGGACGGCGGAGATCGGTTCTTCCTTCTGTTCGCATTGTCTTTCTTCGTCGAGGGGGTCAACCGAGTGGCACAGGCACTCTCGGCCTCGCCGAACGAGGGAACCCTGTCACGCTATGGAATTCGCCTCGTCGCGTTTGGACTCATCCTGGCGGCGATCCTCGACAAGAATCGCTCCAAAAACCGATGACAGGAGCGTCCGTTCACCCGCCGCATCGGCTACGCTCTTTTGAAAGGCGAAATCAGGGCCGCGCTCGGCTCGAAACTTCGCCAGATATAGGGGCCGGCGTGCATCCCACGACCGAAGAAAGGCAAGTTCTACTCACCTTTCGATGAGGATCACGAAGTCGTCGGCGACCTCTTCACAGTCGGCTGGGACACGTACTTCTGGAATCCGCACTCCGCCAAATTCGAGAGCCAGCGCAATGGAAAGCGAGGACGGCCGGCAATACGACTCTCGGCAGTAGCCCCGCGGCGCACCACTCGCTCGGCGATCCGGATTTTGACGCTCGACTGCGCTCAGGGCGAAGCCGCATCGCCATCGCAGCCCTCGCCACCACCAACCCCGCGATCCCCAGACCCGTGTCGCACGGCCCCTTGTGAAGTCGCCGCCCCACGACTAGGAAAACGCCATGCACATCTACGGATCCTTCGGCCCCAACCCCCGCGCCTTGCGAATCTTCCTCTCAGAGAAACGACTCGACATCGCGACGACGGAAGTGGACCTCGTCGGCGGCGAGAACCGCCGCCCGCCCTACACCGACCGAAATCCCGGCGGACAGCTTCCGTCGCTGCAACTCGACGACGGCTCGGTGCTCGCCGAGACCGTCGCGATCTTTGAATACCTCGAAGAGCTTCATCGGACGCCGGCGCTCATCGGGACCAACGCGAAGGAGCGTGCCGAGACGCGCATGTGGCAGCGCCGCATCGAGCTGCGCATCACCGAGAACATCTACAACGGATTTCGCTTCTCCGAAGGTCTCGGTCTGTTCAGCGGTCGCATGCGCTGCCTGCCCGAAGCTGCCGCCGGACTGAAGGCCACAGCGCAGGACAGCCTGCGATGGCTCGACGCCCTGCTCGGCTCGAAGCATTTCGTCGTCGATGACCGCTTTACGATCGTGGACATCATCCTGTTCTGCGCGCTCGACTTCGGCATCAGCGTCGGTCAGCCGCTGCCGGCCGATTGCCCGAACCTCGTGCGATGGTTCGAAACGCTGGCGAAGCGACCCAGTATCGTCGCCAGTCTCCACCCGGCCTCGCAGGCGACGGGCATGCGCGGATAGGCTCCGATACTGGAGCCTGGCGATGCGATCTACCGGTAGGCGATTGGAGGTAAGACACCGCTTGCGTGCAGGAGCGACGCTCCTCGTCTGCGCAATTCTCGGCGCCGGCTGCTCGACGATTCTCGCGGTCAACGAGCAGTCCGAGAAGCTCGACGCCAACGCAACGATCGGCGGCACCGTTTCCACCGCAGGGTACGAAGCGACGGGCCCTCTGATCGTCGGTGTCGTTGCGGCAGGAACCCAGGGCCTTCACCTGGTCGATTACTTCGTCGCCGAGAAGCCCGGCGCCTGGATGATCCACCTCGCTCCGGGCACCTACTGGGTCGCCGCGTTCGAAGACCGGGACCGCAACGGACGTTACAACGACGAGCCGGGCCTTCCGGTAAACGACAAACACCCGATCACGGTGGCCGCCGGCGAGCGGCGCACCGACATCGACGTTGCGATTCCGCGCGACGGACGTCTTCGCATCAACGACTTCTCGATGGCCGACCTCCACGCGCGTGGCGCCGACCAGCAGCAGACGATCAGCCTTTATGCGCTGAGCGTCGCCGGCCGCGTCGTGCCGCTCGACGACCCGCGCTTCGACCAGAAGGTGGCAAGCTCCGGCATGTGGAAGCCGTACGACTTCCTGATCCGCACCGAGCCCGGCATCTATTTTCTCGAGCCGTACGATCCCGCCCGCATTCCGGTTTTGTTCGTGCACGGGATCGGCGGCACGCCTGCCGATTTCCGCGCCCTGGTTGGCGCGCTGGATCATCGCCGTTTTCAGGCCTGGGTCGCGTACTATCCGTCGGGCGCGCGTCTCGACGGTCTCGGCGAGTGGTTGTCGCAGCTCTTCGTACGCCTTCGCACGTCGCTGCGGTTCGACAAGGCCGTCGTCGTGGCACACAGCATGGGAGGGCTGGTCGCACGCTCGTTCGTGCTCGACGATTTCGAACGCAGCGGCACCAAATGCGTGCGTACGTTCGTGACGATCTCGTCGCCGCTCGGTGGCATGGAGTCGGCGGGGAAGGGCGTGGAAAACTCGCCGGTCGTCATCCGGTCCTGGCACGGGCTGGCGCCGAAGAGCGAGTTCCTCGACGGACTCTTCTACAAGGACGTGCCGACGAACCGCGTTCGCCGGACCCTGCCGGCCCACATGGCCTACCACATGATCTTCGGTTACCACGGCGGCGATTCCAGCGACGGCGTCGTCGCGCTGTCGAGCCAGCTTCGCCTGGAAGCGCAGCAGGAAGCGCGCTCGATTCGCGGCTACGACGAGACGCACACCGGAATTCTCGAGTCGCCCGCTGTCGCGAACCGGCTCGCGGAAATCCTCGGCCAGATCCAGTAACCCGGACGTTACGAACCGGTGGCGCTCCGCACCGTGCCGCCAAGGACTTCCGCTGCGTGGCGAAACGCCGACGGGCTCTCGTAGCGCCAGCCGTGCACGAGCCTGGTGACGCCCGCCTCGGCGAACGCGCGCGTGGTTGCGCCCGCAAGGAATGCGAGCGTCGCGAGCGGATCGAGATAGCGGCCGTCGGAACCTTCCGCGTCATCGGGCGGGATTGCGACGTGGTCGGCAACCCAGACGTCGTCGATGCCCGAATCTTCTGCTGCGCGAACGCACTCCAGCAGCGACTGGCGGGTGGACTGCGGACCCATGTTGCGAGGGTAAAGGCCGAGTTTCATGACATGCCGGGCACGTTGGCCATCGCAAGCTGAAGGTCCCCCGCGGGAGGAGTCTCACGCACCTGTTTCCCCATATTCCCACGGGTTTCGCCGCTTGAGCTCGTCGAGCGAAACGTACCCGCGGTCAACGAGTCCCGTGGCGGCGTCGAAAATCCGCCATTCGAGCGTCGAGCCGAACAGCGGCTGCGATTCGACGGCCAGCACGCGCAGCTCTCCTTCCTCGAACCCGCACTGCGCCTGGACGGCGGTGAGCAGCCCGTCGTCGCAAAGGTGCCCTTCGCCGAAATTCCAGCCGAGCACCGAGGCGGCGAGAATCTCGCCGTCGTAGTAACGGTACTCTTCGAACGGACGGCCGCCGAGCACGCGCGGAAGCAGCAGGCCGAGAGCCCGGCCCTGAAGGTGCAAGGAACGAAACGCCGTCCCGCGCGAGTCCATGCCGGCGGCATCGGCGGGCGAATAGCGCTCGAGCTGTTCCTTCAGAAGCGGTGCGGCGCGTTTCAGTGAGTCGAGCTTCTTCTGGCTGTCGCCGCGGAACATCCAGGCGTTCCAGGCCCAGTTGCCGGCGTAATAGCGCATCGCCAGGAGAAAGGAGACTCTTGACGGGACGAAGTTGCCGTACAGCGGCACGGCGATCAGCATCACGACGAGATAGAAGGTGAGCGGCAACGATCCGATCTGCGCGATGCGGACATCCGGATGGCCGACGAACAGGAAGAACGCGGAAAAGATGCTGAGCAGGTTCCATTCGAAGACGGCGCCAGCCGGCATGTTGCTCAAGATGAAGCCGTGCAGCATCAACACGAAGAAGATGCCGACGACCTGGAGAGGGCCCGGTCCGGTGACGAAGAAAAGCGTCAGCGGCGCGGCGAACTCCAGGAATGTCCCCCCGTGCGCCATCAGCTTGCCGAGCGGCGACGGTGTCAGGTCGGTCGGATACGACACGAACATCCGGCGCCGAAGCGCGGGGCTTCCCAGCATCGGATTGTTCGCCGTCATGATCGGCACCACGTAACCGAACGCGACCGTCAGCTTGGAGACTCCGGCCCAGAACCACACCGAGAGCTGCACGGCCTTGCACGCCGCGATCCAGTTGCCCGCCAGCGCGAAGCAGACGATCATCGAAAAATGGTGCTCGAAGCGAGCCGCCAGCAGCACCGTCTTGTCGCCGAGCGCGCAAAGCGGCAGCAGCACGAGGATCGGCACCAGCACCGCGGTGTCGATCTGGGGCGAGACCAGCGCGCGCACCAGCGATGCGAGGAACGCGGCATAGAGCAGCACGTCGAGCCACGTGCGCGTGAACCCGCCGAACACGGGCAGATCGGGCCACGGTGCGAGCTTGGTGGTGCCGGGCCTGAGGAAATGCAGGAACGTGGTAAACGGCGGAACGACGCGAAAGCCGAGCGGCCCGCTCATGCAGCCGAAGCCCAGCACTTCGATGAGGCAGCCCCACACGAACGCCTTCTGGAAGGCGATGCCCTCGAACCACCACGAACCGATGTTGCGAAGCGAGCCGAGCCCAGGGGTGAAGCCGACGAAGAACGTCCAGCCGAGCACGAAGAGCGCGAGCTTGACGGCGTGAAACAGGTACGCCGCAAGCGGCAGTCCGATGCCCTGGAGCACGTACGCTTCGCAGCCTTCGCGTACCAGCTCGGAAAAGCCCGGCTTCGAACCGGAAGTGACAACTTCGCTCATCTCCGATCCGCGCCCGCACGCACTTTGCCTCGCCGGTGACGGCCCGGCAAGGAAGATGCCCGCGCTCGTGAGACTGGACTCGCTCGAGCTCGCGCGCGGCGCGGGCGTATCAAAGGGTTTCGGCACCGATCTTCTCGGCGAGCTTCACGACCAGCAGAGCCGCGAGCTCTCGATCCGGCGACACGTGCTGTCGTCTGCCGAAATTCTCCGCTCGGCCACGGTCGTCAACGCGGAGATAGTGCGTGCCTCCGATGAAATCGGCACGATCAAGGTCGGCGCACGCGGCGACCTTTTCGTCATCGACGGCGACCCGCTGGCCGATATCGCCGTGCTCGAGAACGCCTACAAGATGCACGCAGTGATCCAGGGCGGACGGGTGGCGGTCAGCCGCGGGTTCTGCCCCCGCGCTCTGACGCAGCCCTGAATGGAATGCAGCATGGCGATCGCCAAACGCAGCGCCGGCCGCTGCATTGGCTGGCGGGTAGAGCGCCTGCCAGCGCGGAAACCGGAGCAATGTGGGGGGACGGCGCTTTTTTCTTCCATCGGCGGCGTTCGCGGGTATCCTGTTGGCAACGTTCGCAAGAGGCCTCCCCGTCCGGGGCCGCTGCGGGCACGCGTGAGATCGCGAATGCGCGTTGCTGCCCTGTTGCTGCTTCTGTCTGTCGCCGGTTGCGCGTCGATGCGACCGGACGCTCCGCCCAATTTCAAACAGGAGTTCGTGATCCACGGCAGCCGGCTCACGCTGCACCTGACGCCCGGGACGCGCGGCGACGGTCCGCTCATCGTTTATGCAACGGGCGACGGCGGCTTTCGGGATCACGACAAGCGGATTTTTCTCAGGCTTGCGAAATGGGGCTACCCGATCGCGGGCATCGGTGCGCCGCAGTACGTAGACGGCCTCGCGGAAGGAGAGGTCGCGCCTAGTCCCGCCGACATCGCCGACGACTTCGCGACGATCGTCTCGAAGGCGGAAACCGTGCTCGGCCTGCCGCGGACTACTCCTGTCGTATTCGTCGGCGTTTCCCGCGGTGCCGGACTCGCGGTGGCTGCGGGCTACGCATCGCACCTCCACGGGCACCTGCTCGGCATCCTCGCCGTCGCGCTGACGCACGAGGAAGAGAACGCTGTTGCTCCGCCGCTGGACGCAGCTGCCGACGCACCTCCGGAGCCGCTCGACGTCTACGCAGCACTGTCGTCGCTTGGAGCCACCCGAGTTGCCGTCATCCAGTCCACTCACGACGAATACGTCCCGGCAGACCAGGCGCGCGAGCTTTTCGGTCCGGACACCGAATCGCGAAGGCTGCGGGCGATCGAAGCGGCCAATCACAGCTTCGACGGAGCCACATCCGAGCTGGACCGGGAGATGAAACGATCGTTTCAGTGGATCGTCCGGCGCCTGTAAAGCCGTGTGCCCCGGGTCGATCTCGACGACGCACATCCCGTCATTCGATGCCGGTATTCCTGGCTCCAGGGGCCGCGCGGAGACAGTTGCGGGCAATCTCGCGCAGCATGATGCGCCGGATGAGCCCGCTGAACGGCCGGATCAGCATCCAGTACGCGCGAAACTTGATGCGGCTTGCCGCATCACCGCAGACTACCCGCGTCTCGGTGGTTAGCAGCGTGCGCGATGGGCCTTTCGGCGTCACGGCAAAATTCCAGACCGCGCGCGCCGTTCCGGGCGCGACGGCGCCGCGGAAGTCCTGCTCGCGAAAAGGCAGCAGATTGTCCACCGGCCGCCAGAAACGTCCGCTCACTCCGAGCACGATTTCGCGCCCCGGATCTTCGGCGATCCTGCCGAAGCCCCGGTCGATCAGCGCCTGAAGATTGAACGCGGGCGATCCTGCGCGCGAATCGCGTTTGCCGGCAATTCTTGCCGGCAACGAGCGCAGCTCCGTCAAGGCGCGGATGATCGACGACGCGCCGATGTCGGTGGCCCAGAGCGCGTCGTAGACAACCGGCGGCGGCGCATGGATTTCGATGCGATGCGTTTCGACGGCGTCGGGATCGGGCGCGAACGCGTCGATCAGCATCGCGTCACCGGATCATGCCGCGTGCAGCAGCGCGTCGGCGTGCCTGCCCATGAAGGCCCACGCTTCTTCGATGTTGTGAATCCGTTCGCGGTGCAGCTCCAGCTTGCCGTCGCGGAAGAAGTCCCATTCTTCGCCGAGCAGCACGAACGGCGGCAGACCTTCGCGAACGTAAGTCACCGCCCACGTCATGTGAATGCCGCCCGGGATCTCGAGAGGGCCGTCGACGATGCGTGGCTCGCGCCGATCGAAGCGGCGATCGAAGTTGTCGGTGCTCGTCCGGATCGCGGCGATCGCGTCGCTGCGACCGACGTGCGTGCCGCCGACGGGCGCCGGAATGCCGGCCATCGACCAGACGATGTCGTCGGTCATCAACTGGTCGACGGGAAGCCAGTCCCTCGAGGCGAAGCCGCGCTCGAAGGCTTCGGCGTACTCGAGGAAGGCCGGGGTGGACGGTCGTTCGGCAGTCTGCATCGCTTTTTCTCCATGGGGCGCATGGCGGGCGCCAGTCAGTTCGTTAGCGAAACGGAGTCTGGCATAGTGCGTTCATTAGCGCAACCTGCTAGTTTGGGCCGGTGAAAAGGACCCCATTTCGGGAATGGCCCTGTTCGGTGGCCAGGACGGTCGACCTCCTCGGCGACTGGTGGACGCCGCTCGTGATTCGCGAGGCTTTTCTAGGAGCGACTCGCTTCGAGGAATTCCAGCACGCCCTGTCGATCGGCCGCAACGTCCTGACGCAGCGACTCGGCCGGCTGGTGGCCGAGGGTCTCTTCGAGCGCCGGCAGTACCAGACTCGCCCGCCGCGCTACGAGTATCTTCTCACCGAGAAGGGAACGGATTTTTTCGATGTCATGCTCGCGCTGCTGCGCTGGGGCGACAGGTGGATGGATCGCGGTGACGGTCCTCCGCTGCTGCTTCGGCATACACCGTGCGGCCACGTCGGCCCGGCCCAGGGCGCCTGCTCGAAATGCCGCAAGCCGCTTCGCTGGGGCGGGGTCGAGATCGTGCCCGGACCCGGGCTGACGCCACAACTCGCCGCAGGTTTTGCCGAACGTGCGGCCGTGCGCGCGGCGCGCCGCTCTCCGCGCGACGCAGAACGAACGCCCGGAGATCCACAGGAGCTTTTCGCGCGCGAACCAAAGCAGCGTGGAATTGCCCGTGTCAGTCGAAAGTGAGGGTGCGACTACGAAGGAATGGAAGGTGGGATCGTGCGGCGGCTGTGACGACGGCCGCCGTCGCTCGTGTCACGGTTGCTGCATGCCCGGCTCTGCCGGCTGGGGCGGGTCCTGTCCGGATGGGCGCGCCGGCAGCGGCGGCTGCGGAGGCAGAGGCGGCCGGGCAGGCTGCGCGGGGTGTTCCGGGCTGAGCGGCCACTGTTTTTCGGTTTGTTCCGTCGACGAAGTGATCGATTCGTGGGACGTGCTCGTCCTTCCGATCTCTTTGTGGCTCTCTTCGCCGGCGTCTTCGCGGTCGGGATCGCCGTCTCGCTTCGGGGCAGCCGAAGCGACCAGGCTGCATGCAAGAACGAGGGCAAGCGCCATGAAGGTGGCTGCTGCCCCCTCGTGAGCCCGTCTCGTCCCTGATCCAGCCTCTTTAACCACGCACCTTCGACGCAGCCGGTCGCGATTGTTTCGAAGCGAATCCACTGTTCGCTGAGGCACGCCTCCGGCGCGACCGCGCTCAGCGGCGAGGCTACCCAGCCGCTCGCGGCAGATTACGGAAGGGAAGTCGTCGTGGTGTCGCCCCGGCACTGCGGGAAGTGCCGGCAATTCGGGTCTTCGCAATCGACCAGGCCGTTGCCGTCGTCGTCGATTCCGTTGTCGCAGATCTCGCAGGCGCCGGGCGAAGGATCCTGGTTCACGCACACTGGCGGCGTGCGGTCGCAGCCGTCCTGCTGGCACGTGCAGCTCGCAGCCGTCGCGGGGCCGATCTGATCGGCGTTCGCCGCAGTGAACCGGCACTCGAAGACGTCGGCGGAGTCCGGGATGCTGCATCCGGAAATGTTCGCCGCCAGAGTGTTGGCGCCTGCGACGACGGCAGACGTGAACGTCGCCTGGCAGCCCAGCGCGACCAGCGTCGCCGAAAGATCGCAGGACGGCGAGCCGTCGTTCTCGAGGGCCGTCACCGAAGAGGCCGCGTCGAGGTCGACGGACACGGTCAGAGCCGAGCAGGCGCCTGCGCCGTTGGTCCCGAAAAAGAATTTGACTGCCGGCAGGCCGCCGCTTCCGCTGCAGCTGGCGAGGCCAATCAACGCGACGGAGGCGAATCCGACAACGAGCGAGGCGGTTGTGACGCGCATCGCCGTGACCTCTAGCTCACTCGAGGTCGCCAGGAAAGCCGCGCAATGGAGCTACCGCCGCACGAATGACGGCGGTTTCTCGCACAGCAACATGATCACGGTGCTCGATCGCGAGAGCCGCATCGTGCACCGGCGCATCGGTCTTGGCGGCGACGTCGCCGAAGCCGTCGCCGCTGTGCGCGCGCAGCTCCCGTCGAGCGGCAACCAGCCTGGAAAGAAACAGTGAGCACGCCGGCGTTTTGCTACCGGGGGCGCGGTGTTACAGACTGACAACCGTCGGGAAAGTGGAGTCGGTCAATACGTCCGGCCCCGAGAAGATCGCCAACTCCGGAGCACGTCCGGACGGAAGGTATAATTCATGCGTTCTTTGAAATTCGGCAGCAGCGTAAGAATCTTCGGCGCCATGCTGGCCCTCGGCGCCGTCTTGTGGACGCCCGCCGCGGCCCACGCGGGCGCCACCGGAACGATCTCGTTCAACATCTACAAGGCCGGCTTCATTGTCGGCGGCAGCGGCGGCAGCGGGATCCTGCACTACGACGGCAAGACGTACTCGCTGGGAATCGGCGGTGTGAGCCTCGGTGCAACCATCGGCGTATCCAAGGCAGAGTTGATCGGTACGGTCTACAACCTGAAGCACGTCTCCGACATCGCGGGCACCTACACGGCAACCACTGCCGGCGTGGCTCTCGCCGGAGGCCCGAAAGAAGCCGACCTGACCAACAGCAAGGGCGTGGAGCTCAAGGTCAAGGGCAAGCAGATCGGGCTGGAGTTCTCCCTCGACTTGAGCGGGATGCAGATCGAGCTCAAGCACAGCGCGAAGAAGAAGAAGTAGGCTCGCGACCGGGCCGGCACCTCAGTGCCGGCCCGGTCGCGCCGTTCGCCCGCAAGGAGCGTCTCTACTTCGTCGTCTTTCCGGCGTGGTATCCCTGCTGGTAGGCGTCCTGCTCGGCTTCCTTGTGCTTGCCGTACAGGTAGCCGCCGGCAAGGCCGACGCCGGCGCCGATCGCGGCCCCCATTCCTGCATTTCCTGCGATTGCGCCGATCACCGCTCCGCCTGCCGCTCCCGCCGCGCCGCCGGTCAGCGTCCTCTGCTGGGTGTCGGTCATGCCGGCACAGCCGGAAAACAACACGGTGACGAGCGCGACAGCGGCGGTTGCCTTTCGCATGTTCATTCCGGTTCTCCCGCAAGCGGCGACTGCCATTCCCGATCGATCGATTGCCGCTGCGTCGGTCATCTGCCCTGCAGTGGTCATTTGCCCTGCATTGGTCATTTGCATGGATAAGCCTCCGCGAGGTAGCGAAACAGCGTGTCGACGGCCAGCTCGGAGCCGTGCTCCGGATGCTTCGTGGTCCACGCGACGAATTTCGCGATTTCTTCCCGGCGCGAAGGCTCGGCCGATGAAAAGCAGACCAGGGTCGGCCGGCCGCCGTCGATCGCACGCTCGGCGTGGAACGCACCGGTGAGGTAACCCACGCAGTAGCCGGCGGCGGCCTGATAGAGCGGATCGGATTCGGGTGCGGTGCACAGTCGCACGATCCCGTCCGTCGTTGCCGAACGGAAATCGTCGAGCACGAGCGCTCTGGCCGGAGCTGCCTGCCCGGCATTCGACCAGGCGAGCAGGCACAACCCCGCGGCGGCAAGAACAATCATGCGTCTCTTCATGTAGCGGCCTCCTCGAGGTGCAGCGTGGCGCGCGCCGGGCGCTGCCCTCGCGCACGAGTATGAACTGCGTGCGCGGCTCGCACAAAAGCCGCGAAGTGAGCAGAGTCGCAGAGCCGATCGGCTGCGGCGCAATCGCAGCAACGTCCGTGTGTCCAGTGGTGCAGATGCCAGGTGCCGCAATCGAGGCGCGATCCGAGGGCCGTTGGCGACAGCCTCCAATTGCGTGCGGAGCGATTCGG encodes the following:
- a CDS encoding sulfotransferase, with translation MSLRIVGAGLGRTGTLSLKLALEQLLGAPCYHMAEVMAHPEHAPVWKEAFSGRTPDWTKFLAGYDAAVDWPAAALWKPISDAFPSSIILLSVRDPQSWWESASTTIFPRSREAEGPWREMIDAMFAHTFTTKLDDRDACIAAYERHNAEVRATADPSRLLEWTTKDGWEPLCRALGVAVPKDPFPRVNTKEEFVGRWKG
- a CDS encoding DUF5985 family protein, whose product is MATLAYTACAATALACAGLLLRAYARTGTRLLLWSGLCFVVLTVNNILLTVDLLVFPSVDLFLLRNLTALAGLSLLLYGLIWESR
- a CDS encoding DUF5985 family protein is translated as MTSALNETLIGAIAMASLVIGVFFLRFWRDGGDRFFLLFALSFFVEGVNRVAQALSASPNEGTLSRYGIRLVAFGLILAAILDKNRSKNR
- a CDS encoding glutathione S-transferase family protein, coding for MHIYGSFGPNPRALRIFLSEKRLDIATTEVDLVGGENRRPPYTDRNPGGQLPSLQLDDGSVLAETVAIFEYLEELHRTPALIGTNAKERAETRMWQRRIELRITENIYNGFRFSEGLGLFSGRMRCLPEAAAGLKATAQDSLRWLDALLGSKHFVVDDRFTIVDIILFCALDFGISVGQPLPADCPNLVRWFETLAKRPSIVASLHPASQATGMRG
- a CDS encoding alpha/beta fold hydrolase; this translates as MRAGATLLVCAILGAGCSTILAVNEQSEKLDANATIGGTVSTAGYEATGPLIVGVVAAGTQGLHLVDYFVAEKPGAWMIHLAPGTYWVAAFEDRDRNGRYNDEPGLPVNDKHPITVAAGERRTDIDVAIPRDGRLRINDFSMADLHARGADQQQTISLYALSVAGRVVPLDDPRFDQKVASSGMWKPYDFLIRTEPGIYFLEPYDPARIPVLFVHGIGGTPADFRALVGALDHRRFQAWVAYYPSGARLDGLGEWLSQLFVRLRTSLRFDKAVVVAHSMGGLVARSFVLDDFERSGTKCVRTFVTISSPLGGMESAGKGVENSPVVIRSWHGLAPKSEFLDGLFYKDVPTNRVRRTLPAHMAYHMIFGYHGGDSSDGVVALSSQLRLEAQQEARSIRGYDETHTGILESPAVANRLAEILGQIQ
- a CDS encoding LLM class flavin-dependent oxidoreductase; the protein is MKLGLYPRNMGPQSTRQSLLECVRAAEDSGIDDVWVADHVAIPPDDAEGSDGRYLDPLATLAFLAGATTRAFAEAGVTRLVHGWRYESPSAFRHAAEVLGGTVRSATGS
- a CDS encoding DUF3556 domain-containing protein, whose translation is MSEVVTSGSKPGFSELVREGCEAYVLQGIGLPLAAYLFHAVKLALFVLGWTFFVGFTPGLGSLRNIGSWWFEGIAFQKAFVWGCLIEVLGFGCMSGPLGFRVVPPFTTFLHFLRPGTTKLAPWPDLPVFGGFTRTWLDVLLYAAFLASLVRALVSPQIDTAVLVPILVLLPLCALGDKTVLLAARFEHHFSMIVCFALAGNWIAACKAVQLSVWFWAGVSKLTVAFGYVVPIMTANNPMLGSPALRRRMFVSYPTDLTPSPLGKLMAHGGTFLEFAAPLTLFFVTGPGPLQVVGIFFVLMLHGFILSNMPAGAVFEWNLLSIFSAFFLFVGHPDVRIAQIGSLPLTFYLVVMLIAVPLYGNFVPSRVSFLLAMRYYAGNWAWNAWMFRGDSQKKLDSLKRAAPLLKEQLERYSPADAAGMDSRGTAFRSLHLQGRALGLLLPRVLGGRPFEEYRYYDGEILAASVLGWNFGEGHLCDDGLLTAVQAQCGFEEGELRVLAVESQPLFGSTLEWRIFDAATGLVDRGYVSLDELKRRNPWEYGETGA
- a CDS encoding amidohydrolase family protein, whose amino-acid sequence is MPWSTYASQPSRTSSEKPGFEPEVTTSLISDPRPHALCLAGDGPARKMPALVRLDSLELARGAGVSKGFGTDLLGELHDQQSRELSIRRHVLSSAEILRSATVVNAEIVRASDEIGTIKVGARGDLFVIDGDPLADIAVLENAYKMHAVIQGGRVAVSRGFCPRALTQP
- a CDS encoding AcvB/VirJ family lysyl-phosphatidylglycerol hydrolase; the encoded protein is MRVAALLLLLSVAGCASMRPDAPPNFKQEFVIHGSRLTLHLTPGTRGDGPLIVYATGDGGFRDHDKRIFLRLAKWGYPIAGIGAPQYVDGLAEGEVAPSPADIADDFATIVSKAETVLGLPRTTPVVFVGVSRGAGLAVAAGYASHLHGHLLGILAVALTHEEENAVAPPLDAAADAPPEPLDVYAALSSLGATRVAVIQSTHDEYVPADQARELFGPDTESRRLRAIEAANHSFDGATSELDREMKRSFQWIVRRL
- a CDS encoding YMGG-like glycine zipper-containing protein; this translates as MNMRKATAAVALVTVLFSGCAGMTDTQQRTLTGGAAGAAGGAVIGAIAGNAGMGAAIGAGVGLAGGYLYGKHKEAEQDAYQQGYHAGKTTK